The Gadus macrocephalus chromosome 9, ASM3116895v1 genomic interval ATCCTCCTTTTGTAGTCCAAACTAGTCGCTCAGAGATGTTATGAGTTATTTGATTGTGAGCCATCTAAGCTCCCGGTGTGacgaccctgcccccccccccccccccccccccccctcctcctccacacgtGTAGGTGATGCAGATGAAGCTCCGCGTGGTGGCCATCATCGCCCAGAGAGGGCAGTTCTCCAAGACCTCCGCCTCGGTGGTCCTGGAGTGCCTGGTGGACAAGGTGGGAGACGTCAAGTGCGGCGGGAACGCAAAGGAGGGTCTGACAGCCATCGGGGAGTCCTGCTCACTGCCCTGGACTGCTGAACAGGTGAGGCTCACCGGTGTCtctttttttggtttatttttcattcttttGCAGCATGATTTATTGctaacaataaaacacaatagGATGACCCGATTGTCTCGTGGCTGTTCAGTGTAAATCCTGTTTTACTTTCTCGACGATGTGAACATGAAAAAACGACGTGTGTTAAATTGATTGAGGTTCTTGTCTGCCGTGGATAGAAGACCTCTACATTGATTCCCCACACGCCCCCACACTCCTCTGACCCTCTGCTCAGACTTTCCACTCCCACGACGGGAGTCTTTCAGAGTAGTTAAGGATGAATTCCATTGCGAATGTGAAAAaggcaatcaatcaatcaatgtgTCAAAAAGGAGCACAAAAATAAACCACCCCTGTCCCACTCGGTGCTGTAGACTTAgaaatattaaatatgtatgAGGTATGACATTtatcattctgtgtgtgttcccagtTGGTATCATTGGCTTTTTCTCAGAAGAACCCCAAGAACCAGTCCGAGTCTCTTAACTGGCTGGCCAACGCCATGAAGGAGTTTGGCTTCGCTGGGTGAGTGGGGCGTGCCTGACGGCTCATCCCGCCATGGGGAGGGTTAGCTCTAAGATGATTGGCTGAATTGGTTTCATAATTCTCAGAAGCATATACAAGTATCTGTTATGTTTGTTCACGATTTATAATTTAGTTAATTCAGAGCAGAGTCACCCCTGCCCATGTCCATTTAAACCACTTGTAAAGGGGGTACATATCTACGTGTAAACATGCGTGTGCATAAGCATTCATGACAATAATGAATACCTTGTTCTTGGGACCTGGTTCATGAATGTCATCTGCTCTAATGATACAGTCCCTCCTCTCTAGGATCAACGTGAAAGCCTTCATCAACAACGTGAAGATCGCGCTGGGAGCCACCAACCCTGCCGTGCGGATCTCGGCCATCGCCCTGCTGGGGGTGATGTACCTCTACATGGGCGCCCCCCTGCGCATGTTCTTTGAGGACGAGAAGCCCGCCCTGCTCTCGCAGATAGACGCAGAGTTCGAGAAGGTtggcctttttttttcatgccgttAACGTCTTGTGGGATTGTTTGAAAATGTCTGCCATCCTTTCAATCCATAAtgcatttcttttcttttaaagaaacatttgaAATAGCCCCATGAGGCCAGCCAGGGGGGAGAAGTGACTAGGTTGAAGGAAAAACTGGTTTATTTGTGCAGATTATCTGTACTTCATCGCAATTTTTCAACAGTTTTTCCTAACTGAAAACGTGCACACATCATTTTCTTTCTAAAAGGAAACTAggtaaatgaaaaaataacttgAAGCTGAATGTATCTCAACTGAAGTCAAGTAAGAAGACTGATTACCTTTGTTGTACAACCTGTTACAGATTCACATATTATATTTCAGCTGTGCTTCCAATGTGATAATGTATTCAAAAGAGACTCTCACTGAAGTGGATAAATAAATGCTACATGTCCTAACAGATGCAGGGCCAGTCGCCCCCCGCAGCCATCCGGGGCACCAGGAAGTCTGGGCCCGAGGCTGATGGGGACGATGGGGACGAACCAGAGGAGGATGCGGCGGGACCACCAGACATCATGGATCTCCTCCCCCGAACAGACATCAGGtcagcccctctcctctcctattaGACCCAGCTGGTCCACATCAGGCTCACCGAACCGAACTGATCTTTATCATTGTGTGTCAATTAAAATCATTTAATACTTTTTATTTCTTACCTTAAGCGAAACAATGTCAATCGACCGTGTTTCACATTGACTGATGATTGATTCTTTCAGCGATAAGATCAACTGTGACCTGGTGTCTAAGATCGGGGATAAGAACTGGAAGATCAGGAAGGAGGGTCTGgatgaggcggcggccatcattTCGGATGCCAAGTTCATCACGGCCAACATCGGAGATCTGTCCCTGGCCCTCAAGGGACGTCTCAATGACTCCAACAAGATACTGGTTAGTAGGGCCGCAGATGTGGATTATACATTCATGATACTCTGGTCACCACGAGCGGTTCTTTGATTCAGGATTCCCTCCGTGCAAGATATTGGCAGTGGTTGATTCTCAAACTTGGGTACGGGTTCCCCTAGGGGAACTTTAAAGGATGGCAGGGGGTCCTTGGaaccatttaaaatgttgaaaaTGAACCGAAATTAAATATGTAGAAGCTGAATATTGCCTTGAAGAAATTAAGTCTGAGAAATTGGAATATTATGAATGAAGCACAAGCCAATGTTTCTCACTAAACTAAAGTGTTTGCACCACAAATTTAAAGGATAATTAAAAGGATTGATCTTTCAACCTGGACCCTATATTCCCGTGATTTTTACATAATTTGACAGTATTGAGTGAGAGTGTTTCAGTCTTGCTCTTATATCTCGGGAGAGTTGTAGATTTGCAGGATGAGAACGTGGTGGATATTATGAGttggagagttagagagagtaATCGCATTCGTCCCTTGAGGATGGGAAAATAAGGTCCCGGTTGAAAATAATCTTCATGTTTACACCAAATAACATCCTAACATTatttataatagtataatactttttttgtgcttggCCGAAATAAATAACTTGGAATATattttttggattattgcacGAGTATGAACTTCATAAACCCAATTTTAAAGATGCAAACATTAGCACGTGACCTTGTATCAATTATGGATACAAGGTGACGTGCACATTGCCCTGTGACTACTGAAATCCCAAGGCTCGTGGTGCCGCTGACATCAATATGACTTGTGTTTTCGGCTTTTGTCTCAGGTGCTGCAGACCCTGACTATGCTGCAGCAGCTGGCCACTGCCATGGGCCCCGGCCTGAAACAACATATTAAACCCCTAGGGATCCCCATCATCACTGTGCTGGGAGACAGCAAGGTACATCTTGGATCCAGCTTCGTCGAACCAGCATGATTTTGTGACACTTTTCAACATGTGTATGAATATCATCATATGAAACAGTTGGAAAAATAACCTTTTTCACAAGTTGCATCTAGACTTGAGGCAGAGGGTAACCCCTGCAGTGCTAGACCAGGTCTTTCTTCAATGCCTCCATCACGGCTTATTAACCCCTCCACCCCACACGTTGCTCTAGGCCAATGTGAGGGCTGCTGCCTTGGCAACGCTGCAGGCGTGGGTGGAGCAGACGGGAATGAAGGATTGGCTTGAGGGAGATGACATGTCAGAGGAGCTGAAGAGAGAAAACCCCTTTCTCCGCCAGGAGGTACAAACACGTACCCACacgcgcgcatacacacacacacacacgtatacacacgtacccacacaaacgcacgtacgtacacacacacacacacacacactcccactctcCACCAACTTGGTATTTTCTGCAtgataaattgtgtgtgtgtgtgtgtgtgtgtgtgtgtgtgtgtgtgtgtgtgtgtgtgtgtgtgtgtgtgtgtgtgtgtgtgtgtgtgtgtgtgtgtgtgtgtgtgtgtgtgtgtgtgtgtgtgtgtgtgtgtgtgtgtgtgtgtgtgtgtcactgcagCTCCTGGGCTGGTTGGCCGAGAAGCTACCCAACATGAGGACGGTGCCGGGGGACCTGATGCAGTGTGTGCCCCAACTCTTCGCCTGCCTGGAGGACCGCAACGGTGACGTCCGCAAGAAGGCCCAGGACGCCCTGCCGATGTTCATGATGCACCTGGGCTTCGACAAGATGACCAAGGCAGCGGGGAAACTCAAGGTACCTCGCCCAACAACCAGTGTTGAAGtactttttttcagtttttttgcaCGTGATTGACGATCTCGTTTGCTCCAGCCCGCATCCAAGGACCAGGTGTCGGGCATGTTGGAGAAGGCCAGGGCGGTGATGCCGGCGAAACCTGCTGCACCCTCCAAGGCAGGGGATGGGGCAGGTAAGGCTCCTGGGAGCAAGGCAGCGGCAGGTCAGTGGAAACCAGAGCGCCAATCCTCTCGATAAGCTCCCGCCGGATCCGAACActttacacaaacaaacacgtcaCTTCTCTTAGTCGAGGGTCAGGGTTGATCTTTAGGAAGCATCAGAAACCCAACATTGACTTCGGGGGGGGCCTAGGCGTTATTTCTTTTTCAAGAAGAGGTCGACATGGTGATGTTTGTCCCTTCCAGGCCCCAGGCCTCAGGCCTCCGGGGACGACGCCACCGACTCCAAACCCGAAGGCAAGAAGATCAGAGGAGGGGGAGCGGCGGCGAAGAGGGTACCCTCCCTTTATCAGCAGATCATTGTGGTCCCTCACTATCATTTACTGGCTGTTATGTATTATTTACTGCTCATTATTTACTCAGCTACAGAGCATATATTATCAGCCCTCTTAAATCTGTGTCTTCATAATGATATGTTAACCGTTTGCAATGGAGCAAGATAGTTGATTCACACACATTTAAAACGCTGTTAAACATCTGTGCCTGGGTGCATTTCCATACATTTGTTGTTTCATCATGTTTTTCAAAATAgttttctccccccccacccttatTGTTGACGTGATGTTCACCGATGATGTGGTTGTCTGTACccgcccagcccccctccccttccgaGGAGCCCGCCACAGAGGACAGTAGTGGTAGTAAAAAGGCCCCATCAGTCAGGGGCaaggctgctgctggaggtcaACAGGTAGCAgtatgggggcgggggggcaccGAGCTACGTGGGGCTAACAAATGTCCCTCTGGTAGAATCAGGCGAGCCATGGAGCCATGACTGGATAACGATAttggtgtttgtttttatttgtgtcaTTTTCGATGACACTATTTGGCCAGAAGTAAAGATtaggaaaaaataaaaggttATAAGTAATTGTAGAATATTTTTTGTTAGTATTCTTTTTTTGATGGAAGTTCTGCATTTAGATGTGGAATAACCTGGGCAATGTTTTTCTACCACAATGGGACACTTGTTAGCCTCATTTCCTCCTGGAGATCTAGAGAACCGCTGTGTCTAACCTAACCTCTATCTGATCGATAACTAACTGGGATTATTACACCAAAAAAAATCTACTACCAAAGACGATTGAACTGGGTTGATGTGTGATTCAAGCTTTGAACATGGTACAAATCAGTGTGGCAGTATGAAAGGTGGTGTAGGCTGCGTAGCGAGGAAGTGTTAATCAGGAGGAGGGAAAGAAGTGGGCCCACATTGTGTGAGGTTCAAGTCGGGACACTGCATGAATGTGTTTTTCCATTTCTGCTGCATGTTAGCCTACGGTGCTTCATCACTCACTTCTGCACATCGTTTCCCTTTGCCGCCATCTCTCTGTGATTCATCAAAACCTCTTTGCTTTGTCTGATCATCCTCCCAAATCGATGTACCACATGAAATTCACACATAGACGAGCTATTGATCATTTTAgcatacataaaaacacacacacacacacagtcagattaCGCTAATCCTTTCCCAGGGGACACTGGGTAAGAAGCCTGCCGCCAAAGGcatgaaggaggaagaggaccggTCGGGACCCATCTTCACCCTGATCCCCAACGCCAAGGAGCAGCGGAGCAAAGAGGAGAAGCAGCTGAAGGTACAGCCCATCAGACCACCCGTCCTCGTTCAACACGTTTGTCCTGCGTCACACACCCATACTGGGGTCAAAGTCCTACAGACGATGTCCGTAATGTAGAGTCTCAGCCGCTCTGTGCTCACGCTCCCCTTCCCCCCAGATCTTGAAGTGGAACTTCACCACCCCCCGGGACGAGTACCTGGACCAGCTCAAGGCCCAGATGTCCACCTGCTTCGCCAAGTGGCTGCAGGACGAGATCTTCCACTTTGACTTCCAGAGACACGTCAAGGCCATCGGCGTCATGATGGAGGTTGGGGAGACTTGTGTCTTTCTGTTGACGACCTTTGACCTATAGCTGAGGTCCAAGGGCGGGAAGTTATCGATGTCATCGTAACAgtgtctatttatttttttaaaacaatttaatatgTACTATTTAATCGTTTAGCAAAGGCTTTTATCAAAGGAAAATCTTTGGGATTGGGGTCTACTGAATGAGCATTGATTAAGTCTACGGCGTACATCTGGGCTCAAACCCGGGACCCCGTCAGCTGCGAGTCGAACACACCGCGTCCGTCTGTGTCTCCAGAGgttggagagcgagagcgaggcgACCATCGGCTGCCTGGACCTGATCCTCAAGTGGTTCACGCTGCGCTTCTTCGACACCAACACCACTGTGCTGATGAAGGTGCTGGAGTACCTGAAGCTGCTGTTCGCCATGCTCAGCGCGCAGGGCTTCCACCTCAGCGAGTACGAGGCCAGCTCCTTCGTCCCCTACCTCATCCTCAAGGTCAGTGTTCCCACCGGTCCCCGTCTGTTTCCAGCCACCTCCCAGGGAGGGAAAGCTGCTGATTTGCTTTGTtgaactctcctcctcctctctcttgtctcctTCTCGCTCCTGCTGATGGCACTCTGGTGCAGATGGGGGAGTCCAAGGACGGGGTCCGTAAAGACGTGCGCACCATCCTGACCCTGCTGTGCAAGGTGTACCCCGCCGCCAAGGTCTTCCCCTTGCTCATGGACGGTACCAAGTCCAAGAACTCCAAGCAGAGATCCGGTGAGACCCACCTGCTTTGTTCTGGTTCTCTGCGGTTGATTTGACCCAACCAACTGGCGGATAAAGCATAATACTACGCGTGTTACAAGTCAGCCCGTGTAGAAAAGCTCCCTTGCTCCTTTAGGGTTAACCTTCAGTATAGCTCTACAAAAGCTGTCTCTTTGCTCATCCAACCAAAGTTAATGTCACACCTCAAAGATACGCTCTTTTCCTTTAGCTTGCTTTCCACCAACTAGATCAGACACATTTTCAAGCGTCGCTCCTCAAGGCTGTAAAATAACGCTATGTCCGTGCCAGAGATGCAGACTCTAGTTTGCGGCTTGGACTCAAGTCAAAACTTAAGTCGCACACGCAGTGATTTGACTCGAGGCTTGTCCTCGGAAGACCTGAGTCTTGTCTCTGGCCCGTGAACAGTCTTTGATTTCAATTCCGGCGCATTAACCTTAAGGAAGTGTCGGACCAGATGACCCGCCCCTGACTGTGCCCTCCGCCCCCCGGTCTGCAGAGTGTCTGGAGGAGCTGGGCCTGCTGATCGAGGGCAACGGTCTGACCGTGTGCCAGCCCACGCCGGCCAAGTGCCTGAAGGAGATCGCCGTGCACATCGGCGACCGGGACACCTCGGTGCGCAACGCCGCCCTCAACACCGTGGTCGCCGTCTACAACGTCTGCGGCGAGCAGGTCTACAAGCTCATCGGAAATGTGAGTCGTGGTGGACGGCGACGTGTGTAACATCAGAGGGGTTTTTAGGGAGTTCAAGGTTCCACGATTCATTGTCAACATTACGCATGCGACAGTATGCCTCTAGACTGTTACCGTTACAAACTGTAACTCTTGGAAGAACTCCATTGAACAGCATTTGTACTAGCATGGTCAGGTTAGCTCAACATGGTGTATGTGATGTACCCTGAATCAGATTTGAAGGTTACCTTAAAATCTGATTCAGGGTAAAGTCAGTGCTTGGTCACTCTGACTAAGCACTGACTTTAAGGTTAGAATTCGATTTTCTTAGTTTTGATTATTGTTTTGTCGCCCCGTATCTTGGAACTGTGGTTTTATTTGCCAAAAAAAGTAATCGTCCCAAATCGCCACCCACTGCAGCTATCGGAGAAGGAGATGAGCATGCTGGAGGAGCGGATCAAGCGCTCGGCCAAGAagacccccgccgccgcccccgccaaGCAGAGCGCCCCGGAGCGCACCCAGCCCCCCAACTCCACCGCCACCTTCCTGCGCAAGCCCGCCCAGGAGGACCCCAACAAACTCAAGTAGGCTCCGTCGGGGGGCTTCATGGTGGGGTTCAGCTCTGGTCGTGGGTTAGAGTTAGCGGCCCATCAGGGTAGAGTTGGGCGTTCAGCATAGGGTGGCTCTCTGATTAGGGAGGAGTGAGTATATGGGTTAGATCGCTGAACTAACATTACACACCATGTTATGGCATTTTTTTCCGGCTGGTACAAAAAGTTGGATGTGATCAGGTGTTCATTTGTGACTGCGAATAACAGAAACCTGTTTTTAGGGAAAACAATTCTGGGATGTTGCTGTTCTTGTCCTAAACTCTAtgccgtttcccccccccccccccccccagccaagcACGGTGCGAATAGTACTCTCTTTATCATACTAATGTCAACCTCCGCTAACCTTTTTTGCCAGGCTTGTTCATGTGTAGCACAGTAAGGCCATTTAGATAAGACAGTGAACAGCATGTATACCATTCTGCCCTCGGGCATCTTCTTTATGACTGACGACCATGGCAGACCTCTCGATCCTCGAGGATAATTGTTGTGAGTCTGTGACAGCTCCCCTCATAAACCTTGTGACTGACGGGCTATTTTTCCTCAGAAAATCAACGACTAATCGATCTATCCTTGCCTTTCTCTGCTATTATTTTCAACGTATTGCATGTACGTTTGCTCTCTCAGGCACAAGTACTATATATCAAGCATGTAATGGATCTGGGTGTGAGGGAGAAATGCTTCAATATGTATTTGCCCCCCTAGTATTGAAGTATTGACTCTGCTGCTGCACATCCACGCTCCCTTAGCAAGTAGTTTAAACATTGTGCCTGGGCAAGCAACACTCTGATTGATTTATTCCCGGCCTACAGGCctgctgtttgtctctctgctgGTCAAAACTTGTGGCGCgtttctctctgtttgtctttgtttctcTATGTTTGTCTGTCCGCCTGCCTCTtaactctctgtgtgtctcctcttCACGTCTTCTGTGTGATCTGGGTTCCTTTTTTCTCTGCCTGCCTTCCTTTTGCGGAGCAGAATAATGTATCGCACGTATAGGATGTGAGTaccagttcccccccccccccccccccctcctcctcctcccccgctgtTGTCTGGACTACTCCGCCTGGAATGTACATTTGCACACGGTTATATCCGCCTCACTCAATTAACCTACATGGACAAACCGGCTGGGACGCTTTTAATCAATGTCTGGCACTTTTGGACACAAACATGTACGAAGCGAATCGCATTTGTCTGCAAGCATATAATCATCGAAATGTGAGCGCACCCCGCCTTCTTCCCCTGTTTcagtcctccaccccctccttccccccaaACAAAGCATTCACTGTTGCATAACTTCCCGTTCAGACAAAGGAACCGAGGAATAATGGAGATGTCCCCATCGTCCCTTTGGTTGAAGTtcagtgtctctgtctccgCCACACAGCCTTCTGCCTTCCTGAATAGGAAATCTTGTGGATTCTGAACTATGCCCCTGCTAGGCTTGAGGCCTCTTCCTTTTAATGGCCTCCGTTATCATCTGATATCTTTATTTGAAGACGTGTACAATGCACTCCCAGAGACTTGGCTAGGCGCACCCAAGATAAAGCCACTGAACAATTTTTTTTGTACAAACATGTACGTGCCAGTGTAATCCCTGCATCAAGTTATCTGGTTTTGCATCACTGGCTGGTCCAAGTACAGCAGATGTAGTTTACATAGTTTTAAGCAAGAAAGATGACCAAGCCCTTAACCATCATAGCATTGCACTGCTGGTGCTAACAGAACTAGATGCCTTCGCCTGCTGCTCAAACATGAAGTGAAACAACGTGCCAATCCGCCACAAATTCCCACAAAAGGTTtttcacaacaacaaaacacaaatccAAATTTTTTTGTGAATGTCAATTGTTTAACGAATAATACTGCATGCGCCTTTCATCACTGCTTATTGTTTTTGACAGCATCATCCCAAAGTTCATACCTAGTCCCAAAATATTCTCGTCTGTACTCCTCCCCATGGCTATAGACGCCCAACCTCTCTGTCAGTCAGGTCAACCTTGTAGGCTCCCGCCGCGTGTTtcggtgtgtctgtggttcCGCCAGCTCTGTAGAAAGTTATGCAGTCCATCCTTATAGCAGCTGCAACACAGCACCCCAGCCACGCCCCCTGTCTGTGTGCCACTCACCTGCATCGGGTTCTGACAGCATCACAGGACCTCAGGGATCTGGAGGCCGTGAGGGACACGTTTGAAGACATACCTTGATATTTTGCACTTTCTGTGCTGTTTATCACAGGATTTTATAGCATAGCTTTCTAGTGATAATCAATAACCAGCTATTTCATTTGTTCATTATAAGAGATGGCAACGCAAAACTAATCGTAACTCCGGTAAGCTACAAAGTTCAGAGAAAATAAAGCTAACCTTGTTTATTTCCATCAGCACTATCCAACTAATACGAAGTGGAAAAGAATGCTATGAAATTGTTTGGATATCAAGGCACCTCTTTAAAGCTCTAATGGTGGGCGGGAGTGGGATGGTTTgattgttctgttgttgtttcaGATCAGTGCTAATTAGCTCCAGTCCCATTAGTCCAAATGCATTTGTAGGTACAATTTAGGTCTCGAGTGACTCCCTCTATGCCTACTACCCATTATCCTATTGTTTATGTATTATGCTGTGCACGTCCCAAGGCTGTGTTTCAGGCCATTTAAATATCGAAACGCAGCCTTACTTATTCTGCTGTGATGCAGACTATAGATGGGATTGGATTTATGCAACAAAGATTTTGTGAATTCTTAATGTGGAACGCCTCCAGAGTGTTATATCACGGATATCATTATGATAAATAGTCTCACGCCTCCTTGCTTTGCCTGCGGGAACATAAGCGTCTCCCGGCCGGAGCTGAGGTGATTGTACTGGAAGGCAGCGAGCGGCACTGAGCCTGCGTTTGATTCAGTGAGGACTGGAGCTTAGAGGCACTGATCTCTCATGCAGCTGTCTAACTttactctcctccttctctccccgaCCCAATCTCATTCACTCtaacctctctccccctcatcacTTTTACCTCCCTCCTCCGCTGTCCCCTGTTGGATCCATCTAATGTCTTCTCTCGTTCCGTAACCTCTCCGACctctattatatattttttatttctctccTGTCATTCATCCTGCTTCACTCTTAAATCTTTGCTCACCTTCCTCCATCGCTTTAcctcatctgtctctctctcgtgcacattctctctctctctcaatttctttcttttattttctttctttctttctttctttctctcgctctttctttctttctttctttctttctttctttctttctttctttctttctttcccccccccccccccccgcccctgcccCACCTCGTTCTGCCGGACCCCCGTCCAGCCAAGCGCGTCAGAACGCGCAGCACAACGAGCCCTCCCACCCCAGCATCCCCCGGGAGTTCCAGCTGGACCTGGACATGATCGAGACGGACCAGGGCCGCGTGGGCGACCTGCCCGACCTGGTGCAGcaccagctggaggagctgctggagccCATCGTGATGCCCGAGCCCAAGTGAGCGCGcacctacacgcacacgcacacgcacacgcatgcgtaCGCAAGCACCACCACTAATGGTTCAGAGGGCAGGGTCGTGGTTCAGCGGTCAGCTGGGATGGTTCTGGGTTCATGCCCCAATGACTACAGTCTACCTGATGAAGTCCTTGAGCCCACAAGCAAATCTCCCTCCCCTTAAGAACATGTGTGATATTGGGTGTATGTCAACATTCACTGTACTTTGCTTTTTTCAAAGTGTCGGCCAAATGATTGGTTGTGTTTTAAAGGGCCTTTGCTATGATGTATTTGctttaagtgtgtatgtgtgtgttgcttcccCAGGATGCGCTCGGTCTCCCCCCACTACGATGAGCTCCACAACAGCACGGCCTCCACCATAAACTTTGTCATCTCCCAAGTGGCCAGTGGGGACATCAACACCAGCATACAGGCACTGGCTCAGgtagggaacacacacacacacacacacacgttgtttgtatgtaacacacgcacacacgttgtTTGTTtggaacacacgcacaacacctATGCTTAAATAGAAACTGGTGTCACTACTCCATCTGAATCGTGTTGGAGTTATTTGCCGCCCAGGGAGTAGCGACATAGTCCAACATTATTGAGCAAGTATTAATATCTGTACAAATGCTGTACGTCTGTCAAGAATTCATATTCACATTTAACTAACTGCTAATAAATACTAGGGGAAATCAGAATATAATTGAACAAATTATCCACACAACCCATTGGAATGGGTCATCCTTATCTCCGGCGTTTCTATTCAGACCACCTCTCCTCTTTGTTaaccctgacctttgacccgctGTAGATAGACGAGGTGCTGCGGCAGGAGGACAAGGCGGAGGTGATGTCGGGCCACATCGACCAGTTCCTCATCGCCACCTTCATGCAGCTGCGGCTCACCTACAACACGCACATGGCGGACGAGCGTCTGGACAAGAAGGACATCTTCAAGCTGTACAGCTGCATCATCGGCAACATGCTGTCTGTGAGTGCACCTGCCCCGTGGCACGGCCGTGGTCCACCGCGAACGCGCTGAACAGGGATTGAAGCTCAATCTGATTTCACATGTCGTCATTGTGGTCTTATTGTTGTTGCATAAAAATAATTACGTTGGGCATGCATAAACATCGACAAGCGTCGAAACAGCATTTTGGCGTTTTTAACCAGACTCATAAAAACCCGTTGAGACAGGCGGAACGTGACGCGATGTTACGTTGGAAAATGTGCAGCGCTTCCAAATTCCAGAATGACGTAAGGCGACGTTAACTCTGTCTCCCTCATCCACCTGAGTAtctctctttctacctctctctctctctctacgtctccccctacctctccccctcccccacccacccacccacctgctGTGCATCGGTgcggccccccccccgtcagctGTTCTTCATGGAGTCCCTGGCCCGGGAGGCGTCCATGGGCGTGCTGAAGGACCTGATGCACGGCCTGATCACGCTGATGCTGGACGGCCGCGTGGAGGACATCGAGGACGGCCAGCAGCTCATCCGCTCCGTCAACCTGCTGATGGTGCGCGTGCTGGAGCGCTCCGACCAGACCAACATACTCaggtgaggggggcgggggggggcggggctggctgTGGGGAGGGCTGTACGGGTCTGTAtgggtggtagtggaggtggtgcggGTCTGTAtgggtggtagtggaggtggtgtgggTTCTTTGTTGTTGTCTGGATTTGGATGAGAGTAGATCGGTGTCCTTCTCGTTGAAGGAATACGGAGATCCTCGATCATGAACTCAGTGTTGTTGTTGCGTCTCtcgcctctcctccctcctccacagtgctctcctcgtcctcctccaggacAGTCTGATAACCACGGGGGGCTCTCCAATGTTCTCCGAGCTGGTCATGAAGGTAGGCAGCGGTCAGAAACACGTGGATGCGCCCCTCCCCCATACGGGACTCGGCCACCATAAAATCAGATCTAGGGTTTGAATATCAGAATGCCTCATGGGATTTATGTTGGGGGTATTTCCCCATATTGAG includes:
- the ckap5 gene encoding cytoskeleton-associated protein 5 isoform X2 — translated: MGDDSEWMKLPVDQKCEHKVWKARLSGYEEALKLFQRIEDEKSPEWGKYLGLIKKFVTDSNVVAQLKGLETALAFVMNAHIAGKTTGEVTSGVITKVFNQPKARAKELGLEICLMYIEIEKAEVVQDELLKGLENKNPKVVVACLEALRKALSEFGSKIVTLKPVVKVLPKQFESREKAVRDEAKLLAIEIFRWIRDALRPPLQGINSVQLKDLEEEWVKVPTAAPKQTRFLRSQQDLKAKFEQHQANKGDEVDGEEEEDTVVVVDPYELLEAVDILAKLPKDFYEKIEAKKWQERKETLEAVETLAKNPKLEAGDYGDLVRALKKVVGKDANVMLVTLAAKCLAGLASGLRKKFGTYATLVVSTILEKFKEKKPQVVQALQEAIDAIFLTTTLQNLSEDILGVMDNKNPSIKQQASLFLARAFRHCTQATLSKSVLKPFCAALLKQVNDSALEVRDAAFEALGTAMKVIGEKAVNPFLADLDKLKLDKIKECADKVELPGAKRGASGGDKKPAAKAPPPSEAPSKSSGPPKKTPAAAASKPSAGPSKKGKPATASGAKAKKGVEAKEIIETELAIEVCEQRAALVLPASCLEHLDSANWKERLASMEEFQKAVETMDKIEMPCQALVRMLAKKPGWKETNFQVMQMKLRVVAIIAQRGQFSKTSASVVLECLVDKVGDVKCGGNAKEGLTAIGESCSLPWTAEQLVSLAFSQKNPKNQSESLNWLANAMKEFGFAGINVKAFINNVKIALGATNPAVRISAIALLGVMYLYMGAPLRMFFEDEKPALLSQIDAEFEKMQGQSPPAAIRGTRKSGPEADGDDGDEPEEDAAGPPDIMDLLPRTDISDKINCDLVSKIGDKNWKIRKEGLDEAAAIISDAKFITANIGDLSLALKGRLNDSNKILVLQTLTMLQQLATAMGPGLKQHIKPLGIPIITVLGDSKANVRAAALATLQAWVEQTGMKDWLEGDDMSEELKRENPFLRQELLGWLAEKLPNMRTVPGDLMQCVPQLFACLEDRNGDVRKKAQDALPMFMMHLGFDKMTKAAGKLKPASKDQVSGMLEKARAVMPAKPAAPSKAGDGAGKAPGSKAAAGPRPQASGDDATDSKPEGKKIRGGGAAAKRPPSPSEEPATEDSSGSKKAPSVRGKAAAGGQQGTLGKKPAAKGMKEEEDRSGPIFTLIPNAKEQRSKEEKQLKILKWNFTTPRDEYLDQLKAQMSTCFAKWLQDEIFHFDFQRHVKAIGVMMERLESESEATIGCLDLILKWFTLRFFDTNTTVLMKVLEYLKLLFAMLSAQGFHLSEYEASSFVPYLILKMGESKDGVRKDVRTILTLLCKVYPAAKVFPLLMDGTKSKNSKQRSECLEELGLLIEGNGLTVCQPTPAKCLKEIAVHIGDRDTSVRNAALNTVVAVYNVCGEQVYKLIGNLSEKEMSMLEERIKRSAKKTPAAAPAKQSAPERTQPPNSTATFLRKPAQEDPNKLNQARQNAQHNEPSHPSIPREFQLDLDMIETDQGRVGDLPDLVQHQLEELLEPIVMPEPKMRSVSPHYDELHNSTASTINFVISQVASGDINTSIQALAQIDEVLRQEDKAEVMSGHIDQFLIATFMQLRLTYNTHMADERLDKKDIFKLYSCIIGNMLSLFFMESLAREASMGVLKDLMHGLITLMLDGRVEDIEDGQQLIRSVNLLMVRVLERSDQTNILSALLVLLQDSLITTGGSPMFSELVMKCLWRMIRYLPESINSINLDRILLDVHNFMKVFPKDKLKQLKSDVPHRTLKTLLHTLCKLTGVKILDHLSMIENRNESELEAHLRRVVKHSGNLSGIKSDRGNEKSGPRTEDRMSKAKVSDILSEIFKKIGSKENTKEGLTELYEYKQQYSDADLEPFLRNTSQFFQSYVERGLRMIESEREGKGRIQTTAVIPQHGVDSGPLGGNNGEDLKPAMYYERLKILRQRKGLENHTKGLGGVGGVGGPEDEQQQQQRLPISSLLSPKPPVASSTDMLQSKLSQLKESRELYQQELSPHGHSPPRGRSASPSANLDDLKKRLERIKSNRQ